Proteins from a genomic interval of Thermotoga sp. Mc24:
- a CDS encoding HDOD domain-containing protein — protein MPAKIIDKIIEEIDKLPSPNVVVQRIIAVCSKPDASSTEVANTLMMDASLSARVLKLANSAYYGVPRKITTLSEAVMILGFKTVRNLALSVFTYDMVFKNGSSGIDREKLWEHFVVSAIASETVAEAMGYPLKEEIFIAGLLHDLGKVVYDLLFSDILEAEVRIAQKTKKNLIDIEEELGIPPHPEVGAKLLRKWNFPDLLILSAEYHHNVEGNPNELFVNQVSMVHIGDVIANIMMKGASLSWGDPELSPFALNVLKMKPKTFLRILDKSKEKYSKAQEFLQID, from the coding sequence GTGCCGGCGAAGATAATAGACAAGATAATTGAAGAGATAGACAAGTTACCCTCACCGAATGTTGTTGTTCAAAGGATAATCGCCGTTTGTTCGAAGCCGGATGCGTCTTCGACTGAAGTAGCGAACACTCTCATGATGGACGCAAGCTTGAGTGCCAGAGTGTTGAAACTAGCCAACTCAGCTTATTATGGTGTTCCAAGAAAGATAACCACGTTGAGCGAAGCAGTGATGATCCTTGGTTTTAAAACGGTGAGGAATCTCGCCCTCAGCGTTTTCACTTACGATATGGTTTTCAAAAACGGCTCTTCTGGCATCGACCGCGAAAAGCTCTGGGAGCATTTCGTAGTGAGTGCTATCGCTTCAGAAACCGTTGCAGAAGCAATGGGCTATCCCCTCAAGGAGGAGATTTTCATAGCGGGACTTCTTCACGATCTGGGCAAGGTGGTTTATGATCTTCTGTTCTCCGATATACTCGAAGCGGAAGTCAGAATCGCTCAAAAGACTAAGAAGAACCTCATAGACATAGAAGAGGAGCTTGGGATCCCACCACACCCTGAAGTAGGAGCAAAGCTACTCAGAAAGTGGAATTTCCCAGATCTTTTGATTTTGTCTGCGGAGTACCATCACAACGTTGAGGGCAACCCAAACGAACTCTTCGTCAATCAAGTTTCTATGGTCCACATTGGAGATGTGATAGCGAATATCATGATGAAAGGAGCATCTCTTTCGTGGGGAGATCCGGAACTTTCACCTTTCGCCTTGAATGTATTGAAGATGAAACCGAAAACTTTTTTGCGAATACTGGATAAATCTAAGGAGAAGTACAGCAAGGCTCAGGAATTCTTGCAGATAGATTAG
- the rnz gene encoding ribonuclease Z, giving the protein MNIIGFSKALFSTWIYYSPERILFDAGEGVSTTLGSKVYAFKYIFLTHGHVDHIAGLWGVVNIRNNGMGDREKPLDVFYPEGNRAVEEYTEFIKRANPDLRFSFNVHPLREGETVFLRDAGGFKRYVQPFKTKHVSSEVSFGYHVFEVRRKLKKEFQELDSKEISRLVKEKGRDFVTEEYHKKILTISGDSLALDPEEIRGTELLIHECTFLDARDRRYKNHAAIDEVMESVKSAGVKRIILYHISTRYIRQLKSVIKRYREEMPDVEILYMDPRKVFEM; this is encoded by the coding sequence ATGAACATCATAGGGTTTTCAAAGGCGCTGTTTTCCACTTGGATCTATTATTCACCGGAGCGCATACTCTTCGATGCGGGAGAGGGTGTCTCCACGACTCTTGGAAGTAAGGTGTACGCCTTCAAATACATCTTTCTCACTCATGGTCACGTGGATCACATAGCGGGATTGTGGGGCGTTGTAAACATAAGGAACAACGGTATGGGAGACAGAGAGAAGCCCCTCGATGTTTTCTATCCAGAGGGGAATAGGGCAGTGGAGGAGTACACCGAATTCATAAAGAGAGCAAACCCCGATCTCAGATTCTCCTTCAATGTTCACCCTCTGAGGGAAGGTGAGACAGTTTTTCTGAGAGACGCAGGGGGATTCAAGAGGTACGTTCAGCCGTTCAAAACGAAACACGTTTCTTCTGAAGTGAGTTTTGGTTATCACGTATTCGAGGTTAGAAGAAAGCTGAAGAAAGAGTTTCAGGAACTGGACAGCAAAGAAATTTCACGTCTTGTAAAAGAGAAAGGTAGAGACTTTGTCACTGAAGAATATCACAAAAAGATCCTCACCATCAGTGGAGACTCGCTGGCACTCGATCCTGAGGAGATCCGTGGAACGGAACTGCTCATCCACGAGTGTACGTTCCTGGATGCACGTGATCGAAGGTACAAGAACCACGCCGCCATAGATGAAGTGATGGAGTCTGTGAAATCAGCAGGTGTCAAAAGAATCATTCTCTACCACATTTCCACCCGCTACATAAGACAGCTCAAGTCTGTCATAAAAAGATACAGAGAGGAAATGCCTGATGTAGAGATCCTTTACATGGATCCAAGAAAGGTGTTTGAAATGTGA
- the secF gene encoding protein translocase subunit SecF encodes MRKEIDFMGKSKIFIAISLILIAISIVSILTRGFNFGVEFTGGSEIIVRFENIEITESDIRTAISQISEEFAKARIVAVRSAGDPSNVQKYSIIVPKTYEPDEKQKIQEEMEKLLSGKVVSFNEISGTAAEEIRRGTWTAILVALVVLLIYITIRFRFIFGVAAVVALIHDVLITMGFFSLFGYEINVAAVAAFLTLLGYSLNDTIVLSDRIRENMKRYRGRNMVNIVNMSINQVLARTINTSLTTFFVVFVLLLFAGNAVKPFAFGMTVGTVVGTYSSLYIVSPIIVKWTKQ; translated from the coding sequence ATGAGAAAAGAAATTGATTTCATGGGAAAGTCGAAGATCTTCATCGCGATCTCGCTGATACTAATAGCGATATCCATCGTTTCCATATTAACAAGAGGATTCAACTTCGGGGTGGAATTCACCGGTGGTTCTGAAATCATAGTGAGATTTGAAAATATAGAGATTACGGAAAGCGACATAAGAACGGCCATCTCTCAAATCTCTGAGGAATTTGCAAAGGCAAGGATAGTGGCAGTTCGTTCTGCGGGTGATCCTTCAAACGTTCAGAAGTACTCCATCATCGTTCCGAAAACTTACGAACCAGATGAAAAGCAGAAAATTCAGGAAGAGATGGAAAAACTCCTTTCTGGTAAGGTGGTGTCCTTCAATGAGATCAGTGGAACGGCGGCCGAGGAAATCAGAAGGGGAACGTGGACAGCGATTCTGGTGGCTCTTGTTGTTCTCCTCATCTACATCACTATCAGGTTCAGGTTCATCTTTGGAGTCGCTGCCGTTGTGGCTCTGATACACGATGTGCTCATCACCATGGGATTCTTCTCGCTGTTCGGCTACGAGATAAACGTCGCGGCGGTGGCAGCATTTCTCACGTTGCTTGGTTACTCTCTCAACGACACGATCGTTCTTTCAGACAGGATCAGAGAGAACATGAAAAGATATCGCGGAAGGAACATGGTGAACATTGTGAACATGAGTATAAATCAGGTACTCGCCAGAACGATAAATACCTCTCTCACCACGTTCTTCGTCGTTTTTGTCCTTCTTCTGTTCGCCGGAAACGCCGTCAAACCTTTCGCTTTTGGAATGACAGTGGGAACGGTTGTAGGAACGTACTCCTCGCTTTACATTGTCTCGCCTATCATCGTGAAGTGGACGAAACAATAA
- the rbfA gene encoding 30S ribosome-binding factor RbfA, with protein MNPAYRKAMLESEIQKLLTEALQQLRDPRLKKDFVTFSRVELSKDKRYADVYVSFLGTPEERKETVEILNRAKGFFRTFIAKNLRLYVAPEIRFYEDKGIEASVKVHQLLVQLGYDPLKDKEKKEEDKEEE; from the coding sequence ATGAATCCAGCTTATAGAAAAGCCATGCTCGAATCGGAGATTCAGAAGCTTCTGACAGAAGCACTCCAGCAACTGAGAGACCCTCGTTTGAAGAAAGATTTCGTCACGTTTTCCAGAGTGGAACTATCAAAGGACAAAAGGTACGCAGACGTCTATGTCAGCTTTCTCGGCACACCAGAAGAGCGAAAAGAGACGGTTGAAATATTGAACAGAGCAAAGGGTTTTTTCAGAACCTTTATTGCCAAAAACTTGAGACTCTATGTTGCTCCTGAAATCCGTTTTTACGAGGATAAAGGCATAGAAGCGAGTGTAAAAGTTCACCAATTGCTGGTTCAACTCGGATACGATCCCCTGAAAGACAAAGAAAAGAAAGAGGAGGATAAGGAAGAAGAGTGA
- a CDS encoding sensor histidine kinase translates to MEETQEKIKKQSDRLFLLLSIMIMEFSNAKTENDILQGLLDLVKKVVDIKEVILVDENKRKIWGRDVDIKRFEEFIDWSIRQSNPVFIEDDLSYIGIVPVVKQNRMFGSLIVLLNHQPSMEETEIFKVLSFLSAIVLENIKLYRELEETYNYVNVILNGLPEGIFVYSNGEIKFQNEKFKEENFPDEVLKKAVSLSEEAISLRTQRNGEVILEEEFFSITSIPLALGSEVQALTIVENVTESKELERLKRIDRMKTEFIANISHELRTPLTAIKAYAETIYNSLEELDFSTLKEFLEVIMDQSNHLENLLNELLDFSRLERKSLQINREKVDLCCLVESAVNAIKEFASSHKVKVSFESNVPCPAEAYVDPTRIKQVLLNLLNNGVKYSKKDAPDRYVKVILNEKDGGVLIIVEDNGIGIPDHAKNRIFERFYRVDSSLTYEVPGTGLGLAITKEIVELHSGRIWVESEVGKGSRFFVWIPKDRAGEDNRQDN, encoded by the coding sequence TTGGAGGAAACACAAGAAAAGATAAAAAAACAGAGCGATCGTCTGTTTTTACTCCTTTCGATAATGATAATGGAGTTTTCCAATGCGAAAACAGAAAATGATATTCTTCAGGGTCTTTTGGACCTTGTAAAGAAAGTGGTTGATATTAAAGAAGTGATCCTCGTCGATGAAAACAAGAGAAAAATCTGGGGAAGAGATGTCGATATAAAAAGATTCGAAGAGTTCATTGACTGGTCCATCAGACAATCCAATCCCGTCTTTATAGAGGATGATCTCAGTTATATTGGAATAGTTCCTGTTGTGAAGCAAAACAGGATGTTTGGAAGCTTAATTGTACTACTGAATCATCAGCCATCGATGGAAGAAACGGAGATTTTCAAAGTTCTTTCGTTTCTTTCGGCGATCGTTCTGGAAAACATAAAGCTGTACAGAGAGTTAGAAGAAACGTACAACTACGTGAACGTTATTCTTAACGGTCTTCCAGAAGGTATCTTTGTTTATTCGAATGGAGAAATAAAATTTCAGAATGAAAAGTTCAAAGAGGAGAATTTTCCAGACGAAGTTCTGAAGAAGGCCGTTTCTCTGTCAGAAGAGGCAATATCTTTGCGAACACAAAGAAATGGTGAAGTAATATTGGAGGAAGAGTTCTTTTCCATCACCTCGATACCTCTTGCCCTCGGCAGCGAAGTCCAGGCGCTGACGATTGTTGAGAACGTGACAGAGTCAAAAGAACTCGAGAGACTGAAGCGTATAGACAGGATGAAAACAGAATTCATAGCGAACATCTCGCACGAGCTCAGAACACCTTTAACGGCCATAAAAGCCTATGCAGAGACAATTTACAACAGTCTGGAGGAACTGGATTTCAGCACCCTCAAGGAATTCCTCGAAGTGATAATGGATCAAAGCAACCACCTTGAAAATCTCCTGAACGAGTTACTGGACTTCTCCAGGCTTGAAAGAAAATCCCTTCAAATAAACAGGGAAAAAGTTGATCTCTGTTGTCTCGTAGAAAGTGCGGTGAACGCGATTAAAGAATTCGCTTCATCTCACAAAGTGAAGGTTTCCTTTGAGAGTAATGTTCCTTGTCCTGCGGAAGCTTACGTCGATCCGACAAGGATCAAGCAGGTGCTTTTGAATCTTCTCAACAACGGGGTGAAGTACTCAAAGAAAGATGCACCTGATAGGTATGTGAAGGTGATCTTGAATGAGAAAGATGGCGGTGTTCTCATAATCGTAGAGGACAACGGTATAGGAATACCGGATCACGCAAAGAATAGGATATTTGAACGGTTTTACAGGGTGGATTCTTCGTTGACCTACGAAGTGCCTGGAACGGGACTCGGCCTTGCCATAACAAAAGAGATCGTGGAGCTTCACAGTGGCAGGATATGGGTGGAAAGTGAGGTGGGGAAGGGATCCAGATTCTTTGTGTGGATCCCAAAAGACCGTGCCGGCGAAGATAATAGACAAGATAATTGA
- the rplI gene encoding 50S ribosomal protein L9 has protein sequence MKVILLRDIPKIGKKGEIKEVSDGYARNYLIPRGFAKEYTEGLERAIKHEKEIEKRKKEREREESEKILKELKKRTHVVKVKAGEGGKIFGAVTAATLAEEISKTTGLELDKKWFKLDKPIKELGEYSLEVSLPGGVKDTIKIRVEREE, from the coding sequence TTGAAGGTGATACTTCTCAGGGACATTCCAAAGATCGGAAAAAAGGGTGAAATCAAAGAAGTTTCGGATGGGTACGCGAGGAACTACCTCATACCCCGCGGTTTTGCAAAAGAATACACGGAAGGGCTTGAAAGGGCAATAAAACACGAAAAGGAAATAGAGAAAAGAAAAAAGGAACGAGAACGAGAAGAGAGCGAAAAGATCCTCAAGGAATTGAAAAAAAGAACTCACGTCGTGAAGGTCAAAGCGGGTGAAGGTGGAAAGATATTCGGAGCTGTTACAGCTGCGACACTCGCAGAAGAGATTTCAAAAACCACCGGTTTGGAGCTCGATAAAAAGTGGTTCAAACTGGACAAACCCATAAAAGAACTGGGTGAATACTCTCTGGAAGTCAGTCTGCCAGGAGGTGTTAAGGACACGATAAAGATCAGGGTGGAGAGAGAAGAATGA
- a CDS encoding ECF transporter S component: MRKLTYTAMWLAIGVALAYLFHLVNLGRMFLPLHLAAMLAGATSGAFVGGVTGAVLPFLSFLTMGMPPFPMFLFMIPEVFTYGLVIGVMKKNIFVRILIAVVLGRLVYSVSYYILGALVGIKLQPLTSILLSFTTGIPGIVLQFILVPLVYRRLQLIFEKGGKENA; the protein is encoded by the coding sequence ATGCGAAAGCTGACTTACACTGCGATGTGGCTTGCTATTGGTGTAGCTCTTGCCTATCTCTTTCATCTGGTGAACCTTGGGAGAATGTTCCTGCCTCTCCACTTGGCAGCTATGCTCGCTGGAGCGACCTCTGGGGCTTTCGTGGGAGGAGTAACGGGTGCGGTACTTCCTTTTCTCTCGTTTTTAACGATGGGAATGCCCCCATTTCCAATGTTTCTCTTCATGATACCTGAGGTGTTCACGTACGGGCTCGTTATAGGGGTTATGAAGAAGAACATTTTCGTTCGAATTCTCATCGCCGTAGTTCTCGGAAGGCTTGTTTACTCGGTTTCTTACTACATTCTTGGGGCTCTTGTTGGCATTAAGCTTCAGCCGTTAACCTCCATTTTGTTGAGTTTCACCACAGGTATTCCCGGTATCGTTCTTCAATTCATTCTGGTTCCACTGGTTTACAGACGGCTTCAATTGATATTTGAGAAGGGAGGAAAGGAGAATGCCTGA
- the truB gene encoding tRNA pseudouridine(55) synthase TruB, with protein sequence MKHGILVTYKPKGPTSHDVVDEVRKKLKTRKVGHGGTLDPFACGVLILGVNQGTRILEFYKDLKKVYWVKMRLGLITETFDITGEVVEERECNATEEEIREAIFSFVGEYNQVPPVYSAKKYKGERLYKLAREGKIINLPPRRVRIFRIWDVNIDGKDVSFRVEASPGTYIRSLCMDIGYKLGCGATAVELVRESVGPHTIEESLNVFEATPEEIENKIVPLEKCLEWLPCVVVHQESTKMILNGSQIYLEMLKEWDSFKKGEVVRVFNEEGQLLALAEAERNSSFLKTLGKHGRNERVLTLRKVFNTR encoded by the coding sequence GTGAAGCACGGAATCCTTGTAACCTACAAACCTAAAGGACCCACATCGCACGATGTTGTGGACGAAGTGAGAAAAAAATTGAAGACGAGAAAAGTCGGACACGGAGGTACCCTCGATCCGTTCGCCTGTGGAGTTCTCATACTCGGTGTTAACCAAGGGACGAGAATTCTCGAGTTCTACAAAGATTTGAAAAAGGTGTACTGGGTGAAGATGAGACTCGGTTTGATAACCGAAACTTTCGATATAACAGGCGAGGTTGTTGAAGAACGGGAATGCAATGCTACCGAAGAGGAAATAAGAGAAGCAATCTTTTCTTTTGTGGGGGAATACAATCAGGTTCCACCTGTCTATTCTGCCAAAAAATACAAAGGCGAACGTCTCTACAAGCTGGCGAGAGAAGGAAAGATCATAAACCTTCCTCCAAGACGAGTGAGGATTTTCAGGATATGGGATGTGAACATTGATGGAAAAGATGTTTCTTTCAGAGTAGAAGCGTCTCCCGGCACCTACATAAGATCTCTCTGTATGGATATAGGTTACAAACTCGGTTGTGGTGCCACTGCTGTTGAACTCGTAAGAGAGAGCGTGGGCCCCCATACAATCGAGGAAAGTTTGAACGTATTCGAAGCTACACCTGAGGAGATAGAAAACAAGATTGTGCCGCTCGAAAAATGCCTCGAGTGGTTACCGTGTGTCGTCGTTCATCAAGAATCAACGAAAATGATTCTAAACGGCTCTCAAATATACCTTGAGATGCTCAAGGAATGGGACAGTTTCAAAAAGGGTGAGGTTGTCAGAGTGTTCAACGAAGAGGGGCAGTTGCTTGCTCTGGCTGAAGCGGAGAGAAATTCTTCGTTTCTAAAAACCTTGGGAAAACACGGGAGAAACGAGCGAGTTTTGACTCTCAGAAAGGTCTTCAACACGAGGTGA
- the yajC gene encoding preprotein translocase subunit YajC: MPEIIYAAAPGASNGSTTTATGGWGSLLFMLIFFIAIFYFMIILPQRRREKQFQQMISQIKRGDTVVTIGGIVGKVIDIKKDTVKIKTANSTELEITKRAISTVIKERSQEDQEG; this comes from the coding sequence ATGCCTGAGATCATTTACGCAGCAGCTCCAGGTGCTTCGAACGGTAGCACCACAACCGCAACAGGTGGCTGGGGAAGTCTCCTCTTCATGCTGATATTCTTCATAGCTATTTTTTACTTCATGATCATCCTTCCCCAGAGGAGAAGGGAAAAACAGTTTCAGCAGATGATAAGTCAGATAAAACGAGGAGACACAGTCGTCACAATTGGAGGAATCGTTGGGAAAGTCATCGATATCAAAAAAGACACCGTCAAGATCAAAACAGCGAATTCCACGGAACTTGAGATAACAAAAAGGGCTATTTCCACGGTTATAAAGGAGAGGTCACAGGAAGATCAGGAGGGATGA
- the ribF gene encoding riboflavin biosynthesis protein RibF, translating into MVVSIGVFDGVHIGHQKVLRTMKEIAFLRKDDSLIYTISYPPEYFSPNFPGLLMTVESRVEMLSRYSRTVVLDFFRIKDLTPEKFVERYLSGVSAVVVGKDFKFGKNANGDASFLRKKGIEVYEIEDVVVQGRRVSSSLIRNLVQEGKAEEIPLYLGRYFEIEGIVHRDREFGRKLGFPTANIDRGNEKLVDLKRGVYLVRVHLPDGKKKFGVMNVGFRPTVGDAKNVKYEVYILDFGGDLYGQKLKLEVLKFMRDEKKFGSIKELKSAIDQDVKNARNMIDDIINSKFEKEG; encoded by the coding sequence ATGGTTGTTAGCATTGGAGTTTTCGATGGGGTTCACATCGGACACCAGAAGGTTCTGAGAACCATGAAGGAAATAGCTTTCCTCAGGAAAGACGATAGCCTGATCTACACCATATCCTATCCCCCCGAGTACTTCTCACCGAATTTTCCCGGTCTTCTCATGACGGTAGAAAGCAGGGTGGAGATGCTTTCTCGTTACTCCAGAACCGTTGTTCTGGATTTTTTCAGAATAAAAGATCTCACTCCAGAAAAGTTTGTCGAGAGGTATCTATCTGGAGTGTCAGCTGTTGTTGTTGGAAAGGATTTCAAATTTGGCAAGAACGCAAACGGAGACGCGTCTTTTCTTAGAAAGAAGGGTATAGAAGTCTACGAAATCGAAGATGTGGTTGTTCAGGGAAGAAGAGTGAGCAGTTCTCTGATTAGAAATCTCGTTCAGGAAGGAAAAGCAGAGGAAATTCCTCTGTACCTTGGTAGATATTTCGAAATCGAAGGAATCGTCCACAGAGACAGGGAGTTTGGAAGAAAGTTGGGATTTCCAACTGCCAACATCGACAGAGGAAATGAAAAACTCGTAGATCTGAAAAGGGGAGTTTATCTGGTGAGAGTTCATTTGCCAGATGGAAAGAAAAAGTTTGGTGTCATGAACGTGGGTTTCAGACCCACCGTGGGTGATGCGAAAAACGTGAAGTACGAAGTGTACATCCTGGATTTTGGAGGAGATCTTTACGGACAGAAGCTGAAACTGGAAGTGTTGAAATTCATGAGGGACGAGAAAAAATTTGGTTCAATCAAGGAGCTGAAGTCTGCTATTGACCAGGATGTAAAGAACGCCAGAAACATGATAGATGATATAATCAATTCGAAGTTTGAAAAAGAGGGGTGA
- the secD gene encoding protein translocase subunit SecD produces MRGDRVRLVVVLLVLAGALLAIFWPSKGGWTSNIRLGLDIKGGARIEYMLEVQQGTENPSDVVDDVWTVLRNRLDAAGYTEAAVNKVLRDNKYYIVVEIPGATDTVQAEKLIGSTGVLYFAQVLDEYLGEDPYKVPELSLEARRENAVWLKGRDGKWYLVKKEIMGRRDLVLEAPRIVYARPEVETRTGRYGYKVSFELAKEYVDVFKRITQALYVPEGTYDPKKRLAIVLDNVVQFAGQVVAIITDGKAEITGNFSLEEAKQLAAILRSGALPARLAKTSSGWVAPLLGRDVIDASLKAGIIGLILVLAYMIIYYRTMGIVADLALIYNTVLLLGVMAAGKFILTLPGIAGIILTIGTTVDGNVIIYERIKEEMRLGKPVKTSIAAGFDRSLSTILDANITTILTGLILYYFGTGTIKGFAITLTIGVLGSIFVNLVFSRLLLDALARFIKPFRAGEAQGGTGQ; encoded by the coding sequence ATGAGGGGAGACAGAGTAAGGCTCGTAGTAGTTCTACTGGTACTGGCTGGTGCTTTGCTTGCCATCTTCTGGCCCAGTAAAGGAGGATGGACGTCCAATATTCGCCTTGGACTGGATATAAAAGGTGGTGCAAGGATCGAATACATGCTTGAAGTTCAGCAAGGAACAGAAAATCCTTCCGATGTTGTGGATGACGTGTGGACTGTGTTGAGAAACAGGCTCGATGCGGCTGGTTACACAGAAGCAGCTGTCAATAAAGTGCTCCGGGATAACAAGTACTACATAGTGGTGGAGATACCCGGGGCAACCGACACGGTCCAGGCAGAAAAGTTGATCGGATCGACGGGTGTCCTTTATTTTGCTCAGGTTCTCGATGAGTACCTTGGTGAAGATCCGTACAAGGTACCTGAACTTTCCCTTGAAGCCAGAAGGGAAAATGCGGTATGGCTCAAAGGGAGAGACGGAAAGTGGTACCTCGTGAAAAAAGAGATAATGGGAAGGAGAGATCTGGTTCTTGAAGCCCCAAGAATCGTGTATGCAAGACCTGAAGTGGAGACAAGAACGGGAAGGTACGGTTACAAGGTCTCCTTTGAACTCGCGAAGGAATACGTCGATGTGTTCAAGAGGATCACACAGGCATTGTATGTTCCTGAAGGAACCTACGATCCAAAGAAGAGACTCGCCATAGTACTCGACAATGTTGTTCAGTTCGCGGGTCAGGTAGTCGCGATCATAACTGATGGGAAGGCAGAAATAACAGGTAACTTCTCACTGGAAGAAGCGAAACAGCTCGCTGCCATTCTGAGAAGTGGTGCGCTTCCCGCAAGGCTCGCAAAAACCTCTTCGGGATGGGTTGCACCACTCCTTGGACGTGATGTGATCGATGCCTCCCTGAAAGCGGGAATAATCGGACTCATACTCGTTCTCGCTTACATGATCATCTACTACAGAACGATGGGAATTGTCGCCGATCTTGCTCTCATTTACAACACCGTATTACTTCTTGGTGTGATGGCGGCCGGCAAATTCATCCTTACCCTCCCTGGAATAGCGGGTATCATCCTCACTATAGGAACGACCGTCGATGGAAACGTGATCATATACGAAAGAATAAAAGAAGAGATGAGACTGGGTAAACCTGTTAAAACTTCCATAGCGGCTGGTTTCGACAGATCGCTTTCGACGATACTCGATGCGAACATCACAACGATACTCACAGGTCTCATCCTCTACTATTTTGGTACTGGAACCATCAAAGGCTTTGCCATCACTCTGACCATCGGTGTACTTGGCAGTATCTTTGTGAATCTGGTGTTCAGCCGTCTGCTTCTCGATGCACTTGCGCGCTTCATAAAACCCTTCAGAGCCGGTGAGGCACAGGGAGGGACCGGGCAATGA
- a CDS encoding glucose-1-phosphate thymidylyltransferase, translating to MQKAIVLCAGKGTRLRPLTFTTAKHLIPIANKPILFYSLENIAQAGIEEVGIVVSPHNAEEFKSIVGAGENFGLKISYIIQEEPKGLAHAVWVSREFIGDEDFMMYLGDNLILEDLGKFVKDFENSDYAASILLSPVKDPTRFGVAVMEGDRVIKVVEKPKTPPSNLAIVGLYLFKSKIFEGIKNIRPSWRGELEITDAIEYLIEKGEKVRGYIVYGWWKDTGKPEDLLEANRKILMETTEELLGEMDDKSSIQGPVRIGKASKIVNSVIRGPAVIGDNCFIKNSYIGPYSSIGNGVILEDCEVENSIVMDECSITGVEKRIDSSILGKGVSVRGSQKRPASLNLILGDMSRVEL from the coding sequence GTGCAGAAAGCGATAGTTCTGTGTGCTGGAAAAGGGACAAGACTCAGACCACTCACGTTCACAACCGCCAAACACCTTATTCCTATTGCTAACAAGCCTATTCTCTTCTACAGTCTGGAAAATATCGCACAAGCTGGTATCGAAGAAGTGGGGATCGTGGTGAGCCCTCACAATGCCGAAGAGTTCAAGAGCATAGTTGGTGCGGGTGAGAACTTCGGTCTCAAGATCTCTTACATCATCCAGGAGGAACCCAAAGGTCTTGCACATGCCGTCTGGGTTTCACGAGAATTTATTGGAGACGAAGATTTCATGATGTACCTGGGAGACAACCTCATTCTCGAAGATCTGGGAAAATTCGTGAAAGATTTTGAAAATTCGGACTATGCCGCTTCAATTCTGCTATCACCAGTCAAGGATCCAACCCGTTTCGGTGTAGCCGTGATGGAAGGTGACAGAGTGATAAAGGTTGTGGAAAAACCCAAAACACCTCCCAGCAACCTCGCCATAGTGGGTCTCTATCTTTTCAAAAGTAAGATCTTCGAAGGGATAAAGAACATAAGACCTTCTTGGAGAGGAGAACTCGAGATAACGGACGCCATCGAATACCTTATTGAAAAGGGTGAAAAGGTTCGAGGTTACATCGTTTACGGTTGGTGGAAAGACACTGGAAAGCCTGAAGATCTGCTAGAAGCCAACAGGAAGATCCTGATGGAGACAACCGAAGAACTTCTCGGGGAAATGGATGACAAGTCCTCCATACAAGGGCCTGTTAGAATAGGAAAAGCGTCGAAAATCGTCAATTCTGTGATTAGAGGTCCCGCAGTCATAGGAGATAATTGCTTCATAAAGAACTCTTACATAGGTCCCTACTCTTCAATAGGCAACGGCGTGATTCTCGAAGACTGTGAAGTGGAAAACAGCATCGTGATGGATGAATGCTCCATAACGGGTGTGGAAAAAAGGATAGATTCTTCTATACTGGGAAAGGGAGTTTCTGTGAGGGGATCACAGAAGAGACCCGCGAGTTTGAATCTCATCCTGGGAGACATGAGTCGGGTGGAACTTTAA